ACTTCATTCAAGTCAATGTTTATTAGATTGGAGCTTATTTTCTGTATTCACTGCAAAATTATACAGAGCGATTAATCGCCATAAAGAGCGACTGATAGAAACCTGAGCGCCGTGTAGCACGAAGGAATCGATCTAAGATTGAAGGAAGTTATCCGTTTATCCTGGCTCAGCATCCGCCTTTGGGTGGTGGCTGTCCGGGTAATTTAGCATGTTCCTGTTGTGTTTTCAGCATTTTGATAAACGTATATGTGCCTGTGATGAAGTAATGAAACCCCTCTGGTGTTTTTTCTCACTTTCCTAGTATTTGTTGCGTTTGTTTGCAGGAATAATGGCGGCTCCGGTCTGTTCGGACTGTAAATATGACAAGCGCTGTACGGAGTCGTTTCTTCTTCAGTAATCGCTGCTCATTAAACGTTTTTAGATGAAGTCATGACTAACACCATCTGCAGGCGCCGTGGTCGGGTTGataaactttctttctttttgtcaggACGAGGGCAGCAACGACGAGGACGACGCCATGGTGACAGGTGGCGGGGCCAGCGGCTCCGACAACGAGGACTGCCGCAGGGCCGACAGCGACTCGGAGGGCGAGGGCCCTGGGGACCGTGATGACAAAAGTGACTCTGAGGCGGAAGCGCCGAGGCCCGCCGACAGCGACAATGAGGATGGCTCGTCTTCAGTGAAACGCAGGATGAGCGCGtccgaggaggaggaggagtcgcCAGAGAAACGCAGGACGAGCGGCTCAGACAACGAGGCCTCATCGCCGCTCAAACGCGGAGCATCTGACAACGAGGAAGGGGCGTCGCCGCCTCCCAAGCGGAGAGGGAGCAGCTCGGATGTGGAGGAGCGGCCCAAAGCGGCTGCAGAAAGCGACTCTGACAACGAGGACGCCAAAGCCATGGCGTCCCCTGAGCGCCGCTCCAACGCCGACAGTGACTCTGACACAGAGACACCTGCCAGACGCAAGGCGGCGCAGATAGACTCGGACGAGGAGGAGaaacaggaggaggaaggaggaggggaGAAGTGGAAGGGGGTGATGCAGTCAGACagcgaggaggaggaagagggagggCGGAGGAAAGCTGCAGCAGGAAGTGATggagagcagcaggaggaagaggagaggcaGCAGAGAGGCGACAGCGATGAGGACGACGAGAAGCCAGGTAAGCCACGCCCCCAGGCAGACTTCAGTTTAACCGTTTTCTGACAGGAAATGATGTCGTTACTCCAGAAACACTGGACTTCCTGATTGGATCAGTTTGATTCAAATTAACGTGAAGGTAAACGAGCAGCTCCGGGTTCAGTGACCGAGTGACGGCGTTAATGAGCGATCAAACTAATGACTGTTTCTATGGTTACAATGCTGTTACGTTGTGGACTCGTTACTATTGTCaacactagagatggcacgataccacttttttatgtccaataccgatatcataaatttggatatctgccgataccgatatgaatccgatatagtgtgttttttaatcaataaatcttttttttattatcttgctgcattttgtataagttcatactcaaatttttaaaaaaacaccaatctAATAaccttaaacctgctccatcctccctattctggtattttaaagagtacttagcggcaatattaagcaacctaactaatagggttgcaaactcccagcaaaagaaaatagggaaccaccccccccCTCCTCgggatgcttaatcgacgtaatcaactttaatttaatgcacatgtaaaaaaaaaaaaaatgcacagaaatcaattatttttcaagaataattaaatagattcaacatctttcttctacagaattgcagactgcacagatggtaccttcccaaagggaaaagtactatagcttactagggtatattagtaTATAGTATAATAttacacttgctttacttctctctgggataactttctcggagatgaaatgccggtttggtagcgaggctacaaatgctcaaccagaccaccgacaggtctcgcacgccacagctgctctatcacatgacgcatactgctccgatCTGGTTCGTGCTCCGAggttatgagctgagttacgccgtgtcgcaactTTTGTGAAGTGCTTAcatgatatttaatggatcggattacattttttatttctctccgatatccgatccagtaatttaagTCAGTATtggaccgatacgtaatatcagaTCAGTCCATCTCTAGTCAACACAGACAGTTGAAGCTATTTTCAGTTTACCAGGGGGCTGGgcaaaacaatcacatgaccaatttaagatgacatagcaacaagatgCTATGTCAACTCAAAACAACCCCAAGTCTCCAATTTTGTGTTAAGTGTTGACTTTAAACTATATATCAGTTTTTAAGTTGTGTTGATCGGCCATGAAAAACCCgagttatgattaaaaatatacgacatgtttttttctgaataaaattgAGATGTttagaagaaacataaaaactgtgtttctAAGGAAAGCGCTCCAAAGcaccaagaaaaagaaaaaacacccctttcctattggtggaaaaatgtaccatgtcgaccaatcaagaAATGATATGACAACATGGCATTCGGATGTTTAAGAAGGAGGCggagttttaggagtgacagaggcgagagagagagagggggcgagttttgagatgtgagagatttgtgacgtttagcgtgtttggggtgtgtagttggtgtgtagttttgttgtgtgtcagaacaatgaggcgactgctgaatgtcacaCTTTTtccaaaaagccaccaaagacAGATTACAGTGTAAACACTGGAGCGACACACCTGCAGGTGTCAGGCTGTGGCGTTCTCCTTCATCTTACAGTGGACAtaaactattttttggagtggcacaaataatttgtgacATCTTAtttgattgttctgtaaatagttagaaatggttataaaaaatataaaagcaccttggctgcatttttaggtaaatagctgcaaataactttgttgtttgcaaaatgtgcaaaggttttaaaaatttacaatttatatttcaagttatgaaaatgattcgttaaccatgtttgtggttgttacagtaaaaaataactttttttctactctgatttaatgttttttgcctgatttcagatcagttttgtgtcaaaatgaaagaaataacaGTAACTTCAGACATTAGGTTGAACAGGATGAAACCAAACGAGGCGAgatgggggggttttttgtttgttttttttactttatttttattggtagttttgtatattttttacaAAACATTCAGACCCTTAACAAGTACGGAGCATCTAGGCTAGCAAAGacgcatttaaaaaaagaaaagaaaaagacacacCCATTTATGGTACAATCAAATCAAATAGGTGAATTACAGCAATGATACATTTGGTACAAGAGTTTATAATATTTTTCCATTCAAGTAAAGGTCCCATTTTTTACAGTACTTCTCAAATTTATCAGCAAGTCTTAATGAAAAAGTCAGTCTCTCCATTGTGTAAGTTTCCTTGATAATACCTATCCAGTCCAAAAATGACGGTGGATCCACGTTTAGCCATTTGCGAGTTATGGCTTTCTTTGCACCAGCCAATAATATCAATAAAAGATATTTGTCTGAAATCCTCAGTCCTTGGGGCAAATCACagataaaacacagtgaaatcAGGGGCCAAGTTCAAGCCCATCATGGTAGTGATTTCTTTGATCACTACTAGCCAGTAGGGGACAATCTTACCACActcccaaaaaaaagaaaatgtcctGCAGATACACATCCACAGTTCCTCCAACACTGAGCCTTGTCAGGGTCTTTACTTTGTTTACTCTTAGCTTTAGGCGTGACAAAAAAGCGCACCGTGTTTTTCCATGCAAATTCCCTCCATAGACCTGAGCTTGCGGTCATTACCACAGCCTTACATATATTGAACCAGTTGTCGTCATGTATTATTATTTCAGCCTCTTTTTCCCATCTAGCTTTGATGTACGTTGTGTCATTATTCCAACATGTTTGTAAACATTTGTATAATCTGGATATCTGTCTCTTTGGTGCATTCCCCTTACAAGAGTCAAGGAAGATTTTAACCAACCTGTGGCCTCCTCTTCTAGGAATTTTATGTTTCTGTCGTAATGGTGCCTCAGCTGCAGGTATCTAAAGAAATCCTGTCTTTCCAAGTAAAAACTTCTCTGGAGTTGCTGGTAGTCTTTTAGTACATTTTTATCTGTGATCTTCCAGTAGCCTGTTATACCCTTATGATCAGTGACCACTGTATAAATCTCTTATCCATGTTTGCAGGTGCAAAATCCAAATCGTAAGAAGGCCATCGTAAAGTCCGGgcacttttttcagttttctcataTTTGAGTATCCTATGCCATATCTCTATGGGCCCTTTCATTAGTGTCGGGAGCAGGTCTGCATCTATATGTCTTTTAATGAGTGGTTGATCTCCAAGCAGTGATTGAAGCGGTGTCTCACTGTAGGATTGATCTATCTCCTTCCATTTAGCCATTGGATCACACCACCCAATCATCACTCGTAACTGTGCAGCCCTATAATAGTCCTCAAGACACGGCAGAGCGAGTCCACCTTTGTCCATTTGCAGTTGTAACGTCTGAAATTTTATCCTTGGTTTTTGTTTGGCCCAAATAAAATTAGAGATCATCCTATTCCAATCGTTAAATTGCTTGGATGGTACGTGTATAGGCAGCGCCTGGAACAAATAGAAGCTTTGGCAAAGATTCATTTTTTATCTATCCGATTGTGCATATTCATTGGCAATAATGACCAGCGCCGTAGGTTTGCCTTAATTTCTGATGTCAGTGGGACATAATTGCATTCATAGATCTGTGGGTATATGGATTCCTAGATATTTTATAGAGGAGTTACTCCAGTTAAACTTGGCTATCTTTTGAATGTCTTGTGATGGGCGGTAATTATATAAGAGAATCTGAGTTTTCTGTAAATGTAATTTATATCTGGAATATAtgccaaatgttttcaataatGAAAGAAGATTAGGCAGACTGATTTCCGGGTTAGTTAGCGTTATGAGAACATCGTCAGCATACAGACCAACTTTATACATTATATAATTAATTAGTACACCTCTAATCTCTTTAGATTCCCTGATAGCTTGCGCCAGGGGCTCAATGAATAGCGCAAAGAGAGTGGGACAGTGAGGGCATCCCTGACGACAGCCTCTCTCTAGTTGTAGTGTATCTGTTAAATCACCATTAATTTTAATCCTGGCAGTGGGTGAGTTATATTGAGACTGTAAGCACCTGATGATTTGGCTGTTAAAACCAAATAAAGATATCTCCAGCAGACAGAGTCAAATGCCTTTTCGGCATCAAGACTAACAGCTACTGAttcaatatttttcattttgtttattagatGGAGAGCCCACCTCACATTATCGTGAGTTTGCCTGTTTCGAACAAAACCGGTTTGATCTGTATCCGTTAGTTCGGCGTTATAAATTCCAACCGTTTAGCTAATATTGTTGCAAATATCCTGTAGTCGATATTCAAGACTGTTATGGGCCTGTAGGAACcacattctgttttatttttacccaGTTTGGGAGTTACTGAAATAACTGCTCGTTTCCAGGATGGTGGTATCTCCCCCCCTGTAAGCACATGGTTAAAGCAATCCCTCAGCAGAGGGGTTACTAGATCTCTGAAGTGTTTGTACCAGTCTGCTGGGTAGCCATCCTCACCGGCCATCTTATTACCTTTCAATTTTGAAATGGCCTTGTTAATCTCCCCCACAGTTATTGTTTGTGTCaatcttttattttgttctgttccTATCGATGGTAAATCAAGTGAGGAAAGAAATGCATTAACAGAGGGCACATCTATCCTGTGTGGTTCTGCGTACAGTCGGGTATAATAGGTCACTTTTACAAACTTTAAGAATTTTACATCATTTAgtactagagctgggcgatatgatccaaaattcatatctcgatattttttagctggatggtgatataagatatatatctcgatatttttttaaagccataaagtaagaacaaaaagagagttcttagtcaaagctgtgtcccagatgtcacacaggcacttttattaacatacagcatagatgtacatgaaaaaactactcaaaaataaattatgagcatttattaaataatgatgctctataaataaaaaaaactatgttgttttgtgcataacaaagagctcacaattgtgcagtcaaaatgtaaactaacaggcgctgagcataataacaaagacagatttcacagctgctctgttcccaacttctactgcgtgactgacagcctggagtttgaaatccgcttcagtaaccatgtctctgaacaggagccatttatggtccttatacacactgtacggtaatattacgttgaagcacagcacgtatcactccgcgaggctcctcggtagccgtaatgctccgacaatccatcaagcggtgcagctccgtagcttaccaaagtcgaactaaaacattttttgacagattgctggcgctgtgtatcacataaaatcggttcgcggtcatcaagcacaaccagaattcatacataaaggcgcgcagtcaactttttgagaaaatgaaaggatttcaggccgtgcatggcgttagcgtggctagctcgttagcgtggctagctggttagcgtggttagctcgttaacacgttggcgccgtccagccccacgcacgggcgatgcgcagtaactcattaacggagatttgccgtgtccatcttgtcgctgcctgcaggtgaagcgatggggaggaggggagttgtgttcagtgaagggaggcgaggtcgagtagcgttgcgtaaagacaaaagtggacgaaagagaggcaaacttgcggctccgcaactataattataacgtaacatagactatatcgatataaaggatattgtcacatcttatatctcatataaaaatatatcgatatttttaaaaaactcgatatatcgcccagctctatttaGTACTACTGTACTAGTATTGAGCCTCCATAAAGTCTCTTTGCGATCTGAATCCAAATGGAGTGTCAAGTACACCCCTGCATGGTCCGAAATATCTCTCACCCCTATATCACAATTTACAATTCTATGCTTATCAAAGTGTGACATAAAAAAATAGTCCAATCTTGAATACATATGGTGggaatgtggggaaaaaaaaaattcttttccAGTGAGTGCGAATCCCTTCATATATCAACCAATCCTAATTCCTTAAGCATTCTTTTAACAGATACTGCTTCTGGTTGTGACAGTTTAGTTTTGCTGGATGTGTCCAAAAATGGATTCAAGTTAATATTCCAGTCTCCGCCGCATATTAATACGCCTGATATTTCTGTTGCAATTAATTCAAAAAGGGTCCTGATTAAATGTCTATCAGTCCCTGGTGGTCTGTACACGTTAAACAATGTAACTTTCTTGTGATCTGTGTACCCTTTAACCAGTATATAACGCCCCTCTTTATCTCTGATTTGTGAGGAGAGTTGGAAATGTACTCTGTCAGACAATAAGATGGCCACTCCTctagaatgtttttttttttttttttttttatgcgaggaataatacacatttttaaacCCCATTTTACACAGGGTTTTTTTGCTCGGTGGCAGAAAGATGTGTTTCTTGCCAGAAAATTATGTTCTTTTTCTCGTTTCATTTTAGCAAgagctttgtttcttttaatgaGGTTATGTAAACCATTAACGTTGAGTGTAATTACCTTATATTGTTGTCTGATCTCCATCAGCAAAAGGAAAATACACAATACCTGTAAATCTCTAGGTGCTCTGAAAAGAAAATGTGGGTCTGCAGAACAAAGGAACAACATACCTGAACAAATAGCATATATGACTTCCAATTATGAAGTGTACGTCCAACTTCAAAACAAAGAGGCGACTCCCTAGAGTCCCAGAGAGCCCCTCGTAGTGCTGCTTGCTAATCTCCGCTCATCATAGCAGCGCTCTTGGAGAAAGTCAGTAACATCCCATAACTGCGGTCAAACCTATTACTCTTATTTTACAGGGGAAAACTGCAGTCTCAGGTGCGGGAAAAAAAATTAGGTGTTACTATCCATACGCTTGAATCCCTGGAGCTTTTCCTGGATGTATTTCATCCGTTCCTCCCGGGTCCACCGCGGCGCCCCGCTCGCTCTTTCCCAGAAGGGCGTCCTCGGCTTGAGTATGGGGATGCGTGGTATTGGGTCGTCTGCTCCCTTTTCCATCAACTTCCTCTTCTCCATGTCGTCGGATGCGTCTTGCGTGTTGTTGTAAATCACGGGCCCGTTTTCATAAAACACGCCGTCTCGACAGATACAATGTTTGGAAGCGGAGCCCCTTCTCTTTTAAAGTCCTCCTGATCGTGTTGTATGCTTTGCGTTTAGCTAAAATGTCACTAGGATAGTCTTGGTCGAAATACACACGCCTCCCTTTCAGCAGTATTTCCTTTTTGGTCCACGCAGAACGGAGCACCAAGTCCTTGGTCTTGTATTCCAAACAATGAATCACGATAGACCTGGGGTTGGAGCCCGGTGGTGGCTTGAGGCCGAGCGAGCGGTGGAACTGCTGTATGCCCAGATTGGTGTCATAGAGGGTCAGTTCCTTCTTTATAAAATTCTCCATGAATTCGAGCATGTTGTCCCCTTCTTCACCCTCTGGTATCCCGTGAACACGTATTTTATTCCTGCGAGAGCGGGCTTCCAGGTCGGACAGACGTGTCTGGAGGTCCTCTTGTAACTGGAGAGTATGGCCGAGCACGTCTTTAAGGTCGACTGTGACCTCCTCCACCTCGGTTACTCTGTTTGACCTCCTCGATCCTGCTTGTTACCTCTTTCATGTCCGTGACAATTTCGTCAAGCCGTTGCCCCACTTCTTTCCTAAACTCCGACATTTCTGTTTTCACAAGCCCAGTCTTTTCcgctatttttcttttcaaattatCCTGGACTTCTTTCAGCTCAGCGAGAATGTTAGCTTCAATTGCCTCCATAGCTCCGTGTAGCTTTAGCTTGCTAGCACCATCAACTTCTTTCGGTGAAAAAACTCCTTCCTCCGCACTTTGTTGCCGAATTCCTCTTGTCTTTCTCTTGTTACCCCCTGGTATACTACTATGAATATTCTTAGTTGTGTTATAACATGTCAGTTTTCAAGGGGTACCTGAAAGATTATGCTGCAACCAGTTTCCTCACCATCGGGAAGTCTCGAGGCgagatgtttttaaaggtgaaatcaAAAGTCAACActctggaccccagagggttaaacatttttttttttgtgtgtgtttatttttttttattttattttattttttttatttaatgcaatagttacttttcctagtaattagttactttgaTAATatagtaactcagttacttttttaaagaagtaactataagtaattattttttcaaagtaactttcCCAACACTGTCCGGGTTTGTCAGGTAAAAATCGCCGCGTCATGAAGCAAGTCTGCGGTAAGGTGTACCCGTCCAGCAGGGCCACACTGAACACAAGCGTGACACACACTGAATTGACATCACGCGTGCTTCACCGAGTAAAGAACATCTGATCGTTTTGAGTAATGGTAAACACGCTCTCTCACAGACTTCACCTTAACGAGCTGCTCGGTGCCTGTTGTGCTTGTGGTCAGACGGTCGTTCGTGGGCTGCAGAGTCACCTGACACGTTCGCCGGTTCAGTTAATATTTCAGTTACGTTTTAGATGCTGTGTGAGTAACCAGTGAGCTTTGTGTTTGCAGTGAAGAGGAAGAAGGCCATCCTGTCCGACAGCGAGGACGAGGACGAGGAGAAGGCGGAGAAACCAGGTAATGCAGACCTGATGGTTGGAGCGGGAACCACATTTGGCTTCTCTGCTGAAAGTAAAAGTTGATGCTGTGAGGTAAAGCAGCGCTGTTGTGTGACGTCTGTTGCTCTCGACGGTCTCCTCAGTGGTGAAGAGGAGCCGGGCGGTGTCGGACGATGAGAACTCGGACAGCGACGCTGACTTCGGGGGTCCCGATAAAAGTCTGGCAGCCAAACTAAAAGAGCTCGGCTCAGACAGCGAGAGCGAGGAGGACGACCGAGCGAAGGCGGCGGGGAACAAGGATGAGAAAGCGCTGTTTGGCAGCGACAGCGACTCCGGAGAAGACCAGGAGGAGTGAGTGCTGACGTCCAAACACCTCACAGAAAACTCAAAGAAGAATCAGAAATTCATTCCAGAGTTCCCAAAGACATGACCAAGGAACGAAACTGCAGAATTCCTCAGGATGGCCTGAGGGATGCAGCTATCCCCTCTGCAATAAAACACACGTGCagagttttaatttaaaaataaagagttAAATTCTGTGGCTGCCAGGAGCTGATGTGCGTGTTCTGTTGCAGGAAGATGATCGCAGACATCTTTGGCGAGTCtggagatgaggaggaggaggagttcaCGGTAAGCCTCGTCATCGCGTctctgttcaaagacaaaaGCGAGATCACCCGTGAGCGGTTCCCGTTTCACAAACTGTCGTCCTGCAGGGTTTCAACCAGGAGGACCTGGAGGGCGACGGTAAGGCGAAGCAGAAGGTGcaggcggaggaggaggagtcagACTCTGACGAGGGCATTGACCGCAGCGGCCAAGAGTGAGTCTACTGATCAGCAACACGATTTTAAACGAGCGTTGTTGTGTTTCTGCtattaaaagtgtgtgtgtgtgtgtgtgtgtgtgtgtgtgtagcactAGCATGATGTCGGACTTCGACATCATGCTCGCCCGGAGGAAAGCCATGAACAGCAAGAAGAGGCGGCACCGCGATGGAGGCACGTTCATCAGCGACGCCGACGACGTGGTCAACGCCATGATCACCAAGATGAACGAGGCTGCCGAGGTGCGACCGCCGCTCTCACtcaatcaaaataaaagcctcgcAAAACTCTGAGCTGTGATCCTCACCtgcgtgtttgtttttattcgcAGGAAGATCGAGCTCTGAACAGCCAGAAGAAACCAGCGCTGAAGAAGCTCATGCTGCTGCCGCAGGTCGTCATGCACCTGAAGAAGTAAGAGCTCCGTGTTAGCTTACAGTAGAAGGCTAACGTGC
The genomic region above belongs to Oreochromis aureus strain Israel breed Guangdong linkage group 14, ZZ_aureus, whole genome shotgun sequence and contains:
- the LOC116329776 gene encoding protein IWS1 homolog isoform X2 is translated as MRSDGRRSEDEGSNDEDDAMVTGGGASGSDNEDCRRADSDSEGEGPGDRDDKSDSEAEAPRPADSDNEDGSSSVKRRMSASEEEEESPEKRRTSGSDNEASSPLKRGASDNEEGASPPPKRRGSSSDVEERPKAAAESDSDNEDAKAMASPERRSNADSDSDTETPARRKAAQIDSDEEEKQEEEGGGEKWKGVMQSDSEEEEEGGRRKAAAGSDGEQQEEEERQQRGDSDEDDEKPVKRKKAILSDSEDEDEEKAEKPVVKRSRAVSDDENSDSDADFGGPDKSLAAKLKELGSDSESEEDDRAKAAGNKDEKALFGSDSDSGEDQEEKMIADIFGESGDEEEEEFTGFNQEDLEGDGKAKQKVQAEEEESDSDEGIDRSGQDTSMMSDFDIMLARRKAMNSKKRRHRDGGTFISDADDVVNAMITKMNEAAEEDRALNSQKKPALKKLMLLPQVVMHLKKQDLKETFIDSGVMSAIKEWISPLPDKSLPALRIREELLRILQELPSVSQETLKHSGIGRAVMFLYKHPKESRANKDLALKLINEWSRPIFGLTSNYKGMTREERQQRDLDQQMPQRRRLSSGGQTPRRDLEKQLTGEEKALRPGDPGFCARARVPMPSNKDYVVRPKWNVEVDSSRGPVRKNLSRVDKQMRRFADIRRLTKTGHAVKISVEGNRMPL
- the LOC116329776 gene encoding protein IWS1 homolog isoform X1 — translated: MDGEEDDLMSGNRSDDGGGTPVQDEHPASDGEEMRSDGRRSEDEGSNDEDDAMVTGGGASGSDNEDCRRADSDSEGEGPGDRDDKSDSEAEAPRPADSDNEDGSSSVKRRMSASEEEEESPEKRRTSGSDNEASSPLKRGASDNEEGASPPPKRRGSSSDVEERPKAAAESDSDNEDAKAMASPERRSNADSDSDTETPARRKAAQIDSDEEEKQEEEGGGEKWKGVMQSDSEEEEEGGRRKAAAGSDGEQQEEEERQQRGDSDEDDEKPVKRKKAILSDSEDEDEEKAEKPVVKRSRAVSDDENSDSDADFGGPDKSLAAKLKELGSDSESEEDDRAKAAGNKDEKALFGSDSDSGEDQEEKMIADIFGESGDEEEEEFTGFNQEDLEGDGKAKQKVQAEEEESDSDEGIDRSGQDTSMMSDFDIMLARRKAMNSKKRRHRDGGTFISDADDVVNAMITKMNEAAEEDRALNSQKKPALKKLMLLPQVVMHLKKQDLKETFIDSGVMSAIKEWISPLPDKSLPALRIREELLRILQELPSVSQETLKHSGIGRAVMFLYKHPKESRANKDLALKLINEWSRPIFGLTSNYKGMTREERQQRDLDQQMPQRRRLSSGGQTPRRDLEKQLTGEEKALRPGDPGFCARARVPMPSNKDYVVRPKWNVEVDSSRGPVRKNLSRVDKQMRRFADIRRLTKTGHAVKISVEGNRMPL